A single genomic interval of Bacillus sp. es.036 harbors:
- a CDS encoding DUF5317 domain-containing protein, producing the protein MVFDGILVAILVGYLRKGSLKGFAYLSFRAGWIFPLLLVIEVLIFSFQSTYAWIGKLSAPLFMLIYIVGLTFLWLNRKMNIGIMILFIGVLLNFIVMALNGGRMPVSLESANILDPAYAEAIKNGLYGKHAVLTDRTALWFLGDVIPITDPYPKDQVISIGDVIMNIGIFIFIQRVMVKTKHPETLIQTPAPQKGT; encoded by the coding sequence ATGGTTTTTGACGGCATTTTAGTAGCAATTCTCGTCGGGTATTTAAGAAAAGGAAGTTTAAAAGGCTTTGCTTATCTCTCATTTCGAGCTGGATGGATCTTTCCATTGCTGCTTGTCATTGAGGTTCTTATCTTTTCCTTTCAATCTACCTACGCATGGATTGGAAAACTAAGCGCACCGCTCTTTATGCTGATTTACATCGTCGGACTAACATTTCTTTGGTTAAATCGAAAAATGAACATTGGGATCATGATTCTTTTCATCGGTGTTCTATTAAATTTCATCGTAATGGCTCTAAACGGAGGAAGAATGCCTGTATCTCTCGAATCAGCGAATATTCTTGATCCTGCTTACGCAGAAGCTATCAAAAATGGTCTTTACGGAAAACATGCTGTGTTGACCGATCGCACTGCCCTCTGGTTTCTCGGTGACGTAATTCCAATTACGGACCCTTATCCAAAAGATCAAGTGATTAGTATTGGTGACGTTATCATGAATATTGGTATTTTTATTTTCATCCAGCGCGTTATGGTTAAGACCAAACATCCAGAAACCCTCATCCAAACGCCAGCGCCTCAAAAAGGAACTTGA
- a CDS encoding iron-containing alcohol dehydrogenase: MSFSKLVFTPLSYTGWGALEQLLPEVEKHSPERILVVTDPVLNDIGLADRVRIPLEEIGYSVHIYTETVPEPPLAIGEKLVNYTRENAYDLVIGLGGGSALDLAKLTAVLSAHEGSVGDYLNLSGNREITDKGLPKILIPTTAGTGSEVTNIAVLSLESSKDVVTHDYLLADAAIVDPELTISVPAKVTAATGVDALTHAVEAYVSVNASPTTDGLALQAIRLISRSIRRAVTNGEDREARIDMSNGSYMAGLAFFNAGVAGVHALAYPLGGQFHIAHGDSNAVLLPYVMGYIRKSCTKRMGDILNALGGNSQFLSEEEASYECVRQLERLVQDVGIPSTLSGFDIPSSALESLTEDGLKQKRLLARSPLPLYEADIRAIYQSAFNGKVVEASLANIQHP; encoded by the coding sequence ATGTCTTTTTCAAAACTTGTTTTCACGCCACTCAGTTACACCGGCTGGGGGGCACTTGAACAGCTTTTACCTGAAGTAGAGAAGCACTCTCCGGAGCGTATTCTTGTTGTTACTGATCCGGTTTTAAACGATATCGGTCTTGCTGATCGTGTTCGGATACCATTGGAAGAGATAGGATATTCAGTACATATTTATACCGAAACTGTACCAGAGCCACCGCTTGCCATCGGTGAAAAGCTCGTCAATTATACGCGAGAAAATGCATATGATCTCGTTATCGGCCTTGGCGGAGGAAGTGCATTAGATCTCGCCAAATTAACGGCCGTTTTATCGGCACATGAAGGTTCTGTTGGAGATTATCTCAATTTATCAGGAAACCGAGAGATTACAGACAAAGGCCTCCCTAAAATACTAATCCCTACAACGGCAGGAACTGGTTCTGAAGTAACCAATATCGCGGTGCTCTCTCTTGAAAGCTCAAAAGATGTCGTTACACACGACTATCTACTTGCAGATGCAGCGATTGTTGACCCTGAACTAACCATTTCCGTTCCTGCAAAGGTAACCGCGGCAACAGGTGTTGATGCCCTTACCCATGCGGTTGAAGCTTACGTCTCGGTCAACGCAAGTCCGACGACAGATGGACTTGCGCTACAAGCAATCCGGCTAATTAGCCGCTCCATTAGACGTGCTGTTACGAATGGAGAAGATCGAGAAGCACGTATCGATATGAGTAACGGAAGCTATATGGCCGGTCTTGCTTTTTTTAATGCAGGAGTGGCAGGCGTCCATGCACTCGCCTATCCACTTGGCGGTCAGTTTCACATTGCTCATGGAGATTCCAATGCGGTGTTGCTTCCATATGTGATGGGATATATTCGAAAAAGCTGTACAAAGCGAATGGGAGACATTTTGAACGCGCTGGGCGGTAATTCTCAATTTCTTTCAGAAGAGGAAGCTTCCTATGAATGCGTTCGCCAATTAGAAAGACTCGTTCAAGATGTCGGCATTCCAAGTACACTTAGCGGGTTTGATATTCCAAGTTCAGCACTTGAATCACTCACTGAAGACGGTCTGAAACAGAAAAGACTTCTTGCCAGAAGCCCGCTTCCTCTTTACGAAGCCGATATTCGCGCGATCTATCAATCTGCTTTCAATGGGAAGGTTGTAGAAGCGTCACTTGCCAATATTCAACACCCTTAA
- a CDS encoding bifunctional diguanylate cyclase/phosphohydrolase, translating into MKGIFQKLTNVVSVYLALVSIAGSSLFLTQYLLTFHSINWSLAFTFVAAILLLNHYTILLPPSGNSLSMDSAIYLAVLFVFGLHMTLSLLLVTSIIYALYNKNVVWWKHLFNFAIYSIMIIGAYEVFMLSGELSGMLTFFNVASYMFSLVVYFSLNVLLIGVFFLLSASENLYQIVQGMLKETISSYFITLGLSLILVLLMQQQVILGMLLFLSVAVVLSVSFKQYFELYQEVSQKADIDHLTELYNHGYFKSLLEDEIKTAKATGQPLSIGLIDLDDFKKYNDQHGHLQGDRLLKHFGAELKRNAKDVFTAARYGGEEFALLMPGKTEREAYHIINHLRKEVNDHYFEGVEVLPHGCLSFSAGVIQYNRDMYDSSEVLEKADQAMYFSKTKGKNNVCIYDANHVLSKTFYNHKEMELLEQQLKIFLSKDVYTYKHSKRVHEYAIEFSNRLNLNANDQKTLVMGALIHDIGKLEIPREIINKKGKLTKDEWEMVQKHVTWGREIVSTNRQLHDLLPLVELHHERFDGKGYPYGLSGEELPKLVRMLTIIDSFDAMTTERPYQKTKSISEAIDELEKCAGTQFDPELVHEFIKVINENPALNEKPIQITI; encoded by the coding sequence ATGAAGGGCATCTTTCAGAAATTAACTAATGTTGTAAGCGTATATCTTGCACTCGTTTCTATCGCGGGAAGTTCACTCTTCCTCACTCAGTACTTACTGACATTTCATTCGATTAACTGGAGTCTGGCCTTCACGTTCGTAGCGGCAATCTTATTATTGAATCATTATACGATCCTGTTGCCACCAAGCGGTAACTCGTTATCGATGGATTCAGCGATCTACCTGGCAGTCCTATTTGTATTCGGTCTCCACATGACGCTATCCCTTTTGCTTGTCACTTCGATCATCTATGCTTTATACAACAAAAACGTTGTCTGGTGGAAACACCTATTTAATTTTGCGATTTATAGCATCATGATCATCGGTGCATATGAAGTTTTTATGCTCTCCGGTGAATTAAGCGGCATGCTAACATTCTTCAACGTTGCCTCTTATATGTTTTCTCTGGTCGTGTACTTTAGTTTAAATGTGCTCTTAATCGGGGTTTTCTTCCTTTTATCCGCATCTGAAAACTTATATCAAATTGTGCAAGGCATGTTGAAAGAAACGATATCAAGTTATTTCATTACGCTTGGTCTTTCCTTGATTCTCGTTTTATTAATGCAACAACAGGTCATTCTTGGCATGCTATTGTTTTTATCCGTAGCTGTCGTGCTATCCGTTTCGTTTAAACAGTATTTTGAACTTTATCAAGAAGTTTCACAGAAAGCAGATATCGATCATCTCACTGAGCTATACAATCACGGTTATTTCAAGTCACTTTTAGAGGATGAAATAAAAACTGCAAAAGCCACAGGACAACCTTTATCCATCGGTTTAATCGACCTTGATGATTTCAAAAAATACAATGATCAGCACGGTCATTTACAGGGCGACAGACTGTTAAAACACTTCGGTGCCGAACTAAAAAGGAATGCGAAAGACGTGTTTACAGCCGCTCGATATGGCGGAGAAGAATTTGCGCTATTAATGCCGGGAAAAACAGAACGGGAAGCGTATCACATCATCAACCATCTTCGAAAAGAAGTAAACGACCACTATTTTGAAGGTGTTGAAGTTCTTCCACACGGCTGCTTATCTTTCTCAGCGGGCGTTATTCAGTACAATCGGGACATGTATGATTCGTCGGAAGTTCTTGAGAAGGCAGATCAAGCGATGTATTTTTCTAAAACAAAAGGGAAAAACAACGTTTGTATTTATGATGCGAATCACGTTCTTTCCAAAACGTTTTACAACCATAAAGAAATGGAACTTCTAGAGCAACAATTGAAAATTTTTCTATCCAAAGATGTTTATACGTACAAACATAGTAAACGAGTTCATGAGTATGCAATTGAGTTCAGCAATCGTTTGAATTTGAATGCAAATGATCAGAAAACCCTCGTAATGGGTGCCTTAATTCACGATATCGGGAAGCTTGAAATTCCTCGTGAAATTATCAACAAAAAAGGCAAGCTGACGAAAGACGAATGGGAAATGGTTCAGAAGCACGTTACCTGGGGCAGAGAAATTGTGTCGACAAATCGCCAACTCCACGACCTTCTCCCGCTCGTCGAACTGCACCACGAACGTTTTGATGGAAAAGGTTATCCTTATGGATTAAGCGGTGAAGAGCTTCCAAAACTTGTACGCATGTTAACGATTATTGATTCGTTTGATGCCATGACAACCGAACGTCCTTACCAAAAAACAAAATCGATCAGCGAAGCGATTGATGAGCTAGAAAAATGTGCGGGTACTCAGTTTGATCCCGAACTCGTCCATGAATTTATCAAAGTCATTAATGAGAATCCCGCTCTTAATGAGAAGCCGATTCAGATTACGATTTAA
- the pcp gene encoding pyroglutamyl-peptidase I → MKPLLLTGFEPFLEHRHNPTEQIVMELDEETIGGFEIISRVLPVDYERAAEMLIEYVEQCDPVAVIMLGLAADRTKITPERIAINVNDSVEDNTGHAPEDQPIVEGGPAAYFSTLPIKKMTDALMQNGIPAEISNTAGTYLCNNVMYSVLYALEQKDLTIPAGFVHVPPTFEMTLHHSAHTGFPFTSIRDAIKIMIHTLAELEEDVQN, encoded by the coding sequence GTGAAACCTTTATTGTTAACTGGATTTGAACCTTTTCTTGAGCATCGTCATAACCCAACCGAACAGATTGTCATGGAATTGGATGAAGAAACGATTGGTGGGTTTGAAATTATTTCGCGCGTGCTGCCTGTCGATTATGAACGAGCGGCAGAAATGCTGATTGAGTATGTTGAACAGTGTGATCCGGTTGCAGTGATTATGCTTGGACTCGCTGCGGATCGGACAAAAATTACACCAGAACGTATTGCGATTAACGTGAATGACAGTGTAGAAGATAACACGGGACACGCCCCTGAAGACCAACCGATTGTTGAGGGAGGTCCAGCCGCTTATTTTTCCACGCTTCCTATTAAAAAGATGACGGATGCGCTCATGCAAAATGGCATCCCTGCCGAAATTTCCAATACTGCTGGAACCTACCTTTGCAATAACGTCATGTATAGCGTGCTGTATGCGCTTGAACAAAAAGACCTTACGATTCCTGCAGGATTTGTTCATGTGCCACCTACTTTTGAGATGACGCTTCATCATTCGGCACACACCGGTTTTCCGTTTACGAGTATTCGAGATGCCATTAAAATTATGATTCATACCCTTGCTGAGTTAGAAGAGGATGTACAAAACTAA
- the manA gene encoding mannose-6-phosphate isomerase, class I produces the protein MYQHEPLFLTPEFKDRLWGGTKLRDVFGYTIPTETTGECWGISAHQNGASEVRNGPLAGKKLSEVWESHRELFGHEEGEHFPLLVKILDADQDLSVQVHPDDSYAREVEGEAYGKTECWYIIDCDPGSELIFGHHAQSKESFKEMIAAGDWDNLLRRISIEPGEFYFVPSGTIHAIGAGTMILETQQSSDTTYRVYDYDRTDANGNTRELHIERSIDVSTIPHEDPPFSPVVTEEDGLKQVELVSSEYFTVYKWELDGEYSLQEDHGYLLVSVLSGEGVIASSESSHAVKQGDHLIIPATMKVCKLEGDLEMIVSKSEKA, from the coding sequence ATGTATCAACATGAACCACTTTTTCTAACACCCGAATTTAAGGATCGTCTTTGGGGTGGAACGAAGCTACGAGATGTTTTTGGGTATACGATTCCAACTGAAACGACTGGTGAATGCTGGGGGATTTCAGCTCACCAAAATGGTGCAAGTGAAGTGCGTAATGGTCCGCTTGCTGGAAAGAAATTAAGTGAGGTTTGGGAAAGTCATCGTGAACTATTTGGCCATGAAGAGGGCGAACACTTTCCACTTTTAGTTAAAATTCTTGATGCTGATCAGGATCTTTCCGTTCAAGTTCATCCTGATGATTCGTATGCGAGAGAAGTCGAGGGAGAGGCTTACGGAAAAACAGAATGCTGGTACATTATTGATTGTGATCCGGGCTCTGAATTAATTTTTGGCCATCACGCACAGTCAAAAGAATCGTTCAAAGAGATGATTGCAGCTGGGGATTGGGATAACTTGCTGCGCCGCATTTCAATTGAACCAGGTGAATTTTATTTTGTACCAAGTGGAACCATCCATGCAATCGGTGCAGGAACGATGATTCTTGAAACGCAGCAAAGTTCAGATACAACGTACCGTGTGTATGATTATGATCGAACCGACGCGAATGGAAATACACGCGAGCTTCATATTGAACGTTCGATTGACGTATCGACGATTCCCCATGAAGATCCGCCATTTTCACCTGTTGTAACAGAAGAAGACGGATTGAAGCAGGTAGAGCTTGTGTCTTCGGAGTATTTCACAGTATACAAGTGGGAACTTGATGGGGAATATTCTCTTCAGGAAGACCACGGTTATTTGCTTGTAAGTGTGTTAAGTGGAGAAGGCGTTATTGCATCTAGCGAATCGTCGCATGCTGTAAAGCAGGGCGATCATCTGATCATCCCGGCAACCATGAAAGTATGTAAATTAGAAGGCGATCTTGAAATGATCGTTTCAAAAAGCGAAAAAGCATAG
- a CDS encoding ROK family protein — protein MENVYIGVDLGGTNLRVGIVDENGRILQVKQIATEADQGYEFIIERMTNLIKEVKKAYSAVSIGIGSPGPLNPFDGIVVSPPNLPGWKDVPITAMIEEAIGIPAYLVNDADAAALGEALYGGGKGRESTFYITVSTGVGGGYVQNNRLMQGEHGYSAEIGNMIIQPGGQKHANMNAGSLEALASGTSIAREGKARLGKTLGAEDVFQLAKEENEEALAIIEEAVDALAIGIANLVHTVDPSIFILGGGVMQAKDMILPMLRKKVDAYVYEELRGKIAIEPVQLHDKAGIIGAAMHGRQKFDDEKLKKE, from the coding sequence ATGGAAAACGTGTATATCGGAGTAGACCTTGGCGGTACAAATCTTCGTGTTGGGATTGTCGATGAGAACGGACGGATTCTGCAAGTGAAACAAATAGCGACAGAAGCCGATCAAGGTTATGAATTCATTATTGAGCGAATGACTAATTTAATAAAAGAAGTGAAAAAAGCGTATTCAGCGGTTTCCATTGGGATTGGTTCACCAGGACCTTTAAATCCATTTGATGGAATCGTGGTGTCCCCACCTAATCTCCCTGGATGGAAAGATGTGCCTATTACCGCAATGATTGAAGAAGCAATCGGCATCCCCGCATATCTCGTCAATGACGCTGATGCCGCTGCGCTCGGTGAAGCATTATATGGCGGGGGAAAGGGTAGAGAAAGCACTTTTTACATAACAGTAAGCACTGGCGTTGGTGGCGGCTACGTGCAAAATAATCGCCTGATGCAAGGCGAACATGGTTATAGCGCGGAGATTGGTAATATGATTATCCAGCCTGGTGGTCAGAAGCATGCGAATATGAACGCTGGATCCCTTGAAGCGCTTGCTTCAGGTACATCAATTGCACGAGAAGGAAAGGCGAGACTAGGCAAAACTTTAGGAGCAGAAGATGTGTTTCAACTTGCTAAAGAAGAGAATGAGGAAGCCCTCGCGATTATAGAAGAAGCAGTGGATGCCCTGGCCATCGGGATTGCGAATCTTGTTCATACTGTTGATCCGTCAATCTTTATTCTCGGCGGCGGCGTGATGCAGGCAAAAGACATGATTTTACCGATGTTACGAAAAAAAGTCGATGCCTATGTATATGAAGAACTCCGTGGGAAAATCGCGATCGAACCCGTTCAGCTCCATGATAAAGCTGGCATTATTGGGGCGGCGATGCATGGACGGCAAAAATTTGATGATGAGAAACTGAAAAAAGAGTAG
- a CDS encoding TIGR04104 family putative zinc finger protein: MATCQQCQTKWTWKETFRAVVNFKKYDCCPSCGSKQYPTCRTRNNLAVIPSIVAVLWLPMLAFDVSLFVILAVELAMAVVTIGILPFFYHVTDCDEPMW, encoded by the coding sequence ATGGCTACCTGTCAGCAATGTCAAACAAAATGGACGTGGAAAGAAACCTTTCGAGCAGTCGTTAACTTTAAAAAATACGATTGCTGTCCGTCTTGTGGAAGTAAACAGTACCCTACTTGCAGGACTCGGAATAACCTGGCTGTGATTCCGAGTATTGTGGCGGTACTCTGGCTACCGATGCTAGCATTTGACGTTTCGCTTTTCGTTATTTTGGCGGTTGAGCTTGCAATGGCAGTTGTTACGATCGGTATTTTACCGTTCTTTTATCATGTTACTGATTGTGACGAGCCTATGTGGTAA